In Winkia neuii, a genomic segment contains:
- a CDS encoding Gfo/Idh/MocA family protein, with protein MAKPLSVAVIGAGMAGATHANAWRQATTVFDTNLPPVRLATIADAYLPFAQDAAKRYGYEKATENWRDILDDPSIDVVSIVVGNALHREMAEALVKAGKHVLCEKPLTDKIEDAKALAELEKSASVQTGTAFGYRWSPSIAKAAELAKEGRFGKLVNFTGTYLCDYGCDRNAPLAWRYTGPMGSGALGDVGSHLLNTAELVCGKIKAVSGAGFATVIKERPIVAGAQALQRGKKVQSAQMGPVTNDDVAVFTASFESGVVGSFTCSRVALGHPNSQRFEVYGTDGFAAFDMARAGELVVQTRSDDPDIAGPRVVLANPDFPYFRAGSSMAFGGVGVTQIDQFIYQAHAFLGQVAGVDTGLPAVPSFEAGYRAMRIQEAIVRSANDGGAEVTIR; from the coding sequence ATGGCAAAACCACTATCCGTAGCAGTCATAGGTGCTGGCATGGCGGGAGCAACCCACGCCAATGCCTGGCGGCAAGCAACCACCGTCTTCGACACCAATCTTCCCCCAGTCAGACTGGCAACGATCGCCGATGCCTACCTTCCTTTCGCGCAGGATGCTGCAAAGCGGTACGGCTACGAAAAGGCTACCGAAAACTGGCGCGACATTCTGGACGACCCCAGCATCGACGTGGTTTCGATTGTGGTGGGAAACGCCCTTCACCGCGAAATGGCGGAAGCACTGGTGAAGGCTGGAAAGCATGTTCTTTGCGAAAAGCCGCTGACCGACAAGATCGAGGACGCCAAGGCGCTCGCGGAACTAGAGAAGTCGGCTTCAGTACAAACCGGTACGGCCTTCGGGTACCGGTGGTCGCCCTCGATCGCGAAAGCGGCGGAGCTGGCGAAGGAAGGTCGCTTTGGGAAACTGGTGAACTTCACCGGCACCTACCTTTGCGACTATGGCTGTGATCGCAATGCGCCCTTGGCCTGGCGCTACACCGGTCCGATGGGGTCGGGAGCGTTGGGCGACGTGGGCTCGCACCTGCTGAACACCGCCGAGTTGGTGTGCGGCAAGATTAAGGCCGTGTCTGGGGCCGGGTTTGCCACCGTCATCAAAGAGAGGCCGATTGTCGCCGGGGCGCAGGCGCTGCAGCGCGGCAAGAAAGTGCAAAGCGCCCAGATGGGTCCGGTGACCAACGACGATGTGGCGGTCTTTACTGCTTCTTTCGAAAGTGGGGTAGTCGGGTCCTTTACCTGTTCGCGCGTTGCGTTGGGACATCCCAACTCGCAGCGCTTTGAGGTCTACGGCACTGACGGGTTCGCTGCCTTCGACATGGCGCGGGCCGGGGAGCTTGTGGTACAAACCCGTTCAGATGACCCAGACATTGCGGGGCCGCGAGTGGTTCTTGCTAACCCGGATTTCCCGTATTTTAGGGCGGGATCGTCAATGGCCTTCGGCGGGGTGGGAGTAACCCAGATTGACCAGTTCATCTACCAGGCGCATGCTTTCTTAGGCCAGGTCGCTGGGGTAGACACTGGATTGCCCGCAGTGCCTTCTTTCGAGGCCGGCTACCGGGCAATGCGAATCCAAGAAGCAATAGTGCGCTCCGCCAATGATGGCGGGGCTGAAGTAACGATCCGATAG
- the iolD gene encoding 3D-(3,5/4)-trihydroxycyclohexane-1,2-dione acylhydrolase (decyclizing), with the protein MKSEPKVRLTVGQAIVRFLVNQYSERDGVEKRLVPGTFGIFGHGNVAGLGQALLQNEIDPEPDGGRMKYIMPRNEQGQVHAAAAFAKANERTQFLACTASIGPGSLNMVTGAALATTNRVPVLLFPSDIFSTRFPDPVLQQLEDPTSLDVSVNDAFRPVSRFFDRINRPEQLMPSLMAAMRVLTDPAETGAVTIALPQDVQAEAYDFPEAMFNKRVWHLRRPAVSPAELERAVAAIKASKRPLIIAGGGVKYSHAHEELRELATATGLPVADTQAGKGAITFDHPSSVGGVGSTGGDSGNHLADKADLIIGIGTRYSDFTTASRTQFKNPDVRFVNINVTSFDAAKNSAVMVVADAREALVALKDALAGYRVDEDYAKEIAAEREAWMKATEKCYHLDHGPLPAQTEVFGALNEMLGERDVVINAAGSMPGDLQALWQAKSEIQYHVEYAFSCMGYEVPAAMGVKLALPDSEVVAIVGDGTYQMLPMELATVVQERIKVIYVLLENHGFASIGALSESHGSQRFGTRYRVGDGNAHNEDGELLSVDIAANAESWGLDVLRVHSIAEFRDAYAKAAASDKATMIYIETDLYGPNPPASSWWDVAVSQTSRLDSTNEAYKEYIEYKDKYQRHYW; encoded by the coding sequence ATGAAGAGCGAACCCAAAGTTAGGCTAACCGTCGGGCAGGCAATTGTCCGCTTCCTGGTGAATCAGTACTCCGAGCGCGACGGTGTAGAAAAGCGCCTTGTGCCCGGCACCTTCGGTATCTTTGGCCACGGCAACGTGGCTGGACTGGGGCAGGCGCTGCTACAAAACGAGATCGATCCAGAACCGGACGGTGGGCGCATGAAGTACATCATGCCTCGCAACGAACAGGGGCAGGTGCACGCGGCGGCAGCGTTTGCGAAAGCTAACGAGCGTACGCAGTTCCTGGCTTGCACGGCCTCGATTGGCCCCGGCTCCCTGAATATGGTTACCGGTGCGGCGCTGGCTACGACCAACCGCGTGCCCGTGCTGCTGTTCCCGTCGGACATCTTCTCTACCCGGTTCCCGGATCCGGTACTGCAGCAGTTAGAGGATCCCACCAGCCTGGACGTGTCGGTCAACGACGCCTTTAGGCCGGTGTCTCGTTTCTTCGATCGCATCAACCGGCCCGAGCAGTTGATGCCCTCGCTGATGGCCGCTATGCGTGTGCTGACTGACCCCGCCGAAACTGGAGCCGTGACCATCGCCTTGCCGCAGGATGTGCAGGCGGAGGCCTACGACTTCCCGGAGGCAATGTTCAATAAGCGCGTCTGGCACCTGCGCCGGCCCGCTGTCTCGCCGGCGGAATTGGAGCGGGCAGTTGCTGCTATCAAGGCTTCCAAGCGGCCGCTCATCATTGCGGGCGGTGGCGTCAAGTATTCGCACGCCCACGAAGAGCTGCGCGAATTGGCTACGGCAACGGGACTGCCGGTTGCTGACACTCAGGCAGGGAAGGGCGCTATTACCTTCGATCACCCGTCCTCGGTTGGCGGCGTGGGTTCGACCGGTGGCGATTCCGGCAACCATCTGGCTGACAAGGCGGACCTGATCATTGGCATTGGTACCCGCTACAGCGATTTCACCACGGCGTCGCGGACTCAGTTCAAGAACCCCGATGTCCGTTTCGTCAACATCAACGTGACTAGCTTCGACGCGGCGAAGAACTCCGCGGTGATGGTAGTTGCAGACGCCCGCGAGGCCCTGGTTGCCCTGAAGGACGCCCTTGCCGGATACAGGGTGGACGAGGACTACGCGAAGGAAATTGCGGCTGAGCGCGAAGCTTGGATGAAGGCCACTGAAAAGTGCTACCACCTGGACCATGGTCCGCTGCCGGCTCAGACCGAGGTCTTCGGCGCTTTGAACGAGATGCTTGGCGAGCGCGACGTGGTAATCAACGCCGCTGGTTCTATGCCGGGTGATTTGCAGGCGCTGTGGCAGGCCAAGTCCGAGATCCAGTACCATGTCGAATACGCCTTCTCGTGCATGGGCTATGAGGTTCCTGCCGCAATGGGCGTGAAGCTGGCGCTGCCTGACTCCGAGGTAGTAGCCATAGTGGGAGATGGCACCTACCAGATGCTGCCCATGGAACTGGCTACCGTGGTGCAGGAACGCATCAAGGTTATTTACGTGCTGCTGGAAAACCATGGTTTCGCCTCCATTGGCGCTCTTAGCGAGTCGCACGGTTCGCAGCGCTTCGGCACCCGCTACAGGGTGGGGGATGGCAACGCCCATAACGAGGACGGCGAACTGCTGAGCGTTGACATTGCGGCCAATGCCGAATCGTGGGGGCTGGATGTGCTTCGAGTGCACTCCATCGCGGAATTCCGCGATGCTTACGCGAAGGCAGCTGCCTCTGACAAGGCCACCATGATCTACATTGAAACGGATCTGTACGGGCCTAATCCGCCGGCTTCGTCCTGGTGGGACGTGGCGGTGTCGCAGACTTCCCGCCTTGATTCGACCAATGAAGCTTACAAGGAATACATCGAATACAAGGACAAGTATCAGCGGCATTACTGGTAA
- a CDS encoding CoA-acylating methylmalonate-semialdehyde dehydrogenase, producing the protein MTYVVKPWIGGKAVDGKGGKVDIDNPATGEVIGTLELVSPEQVEEAIALADKAQKEWRNKSIPKRQEVMYRFRQLVMDDIDNMAQLSVDEHGKTLSDARGEIQRGLETVEYACNIGANSKGQYSYNVGTNVDLKVIRQPLGVVAGIVPFNFPAMVPMWMFPLALATGNAIVLKPANAVPSAAFDMAKKLKEAGLPDGLFSLLPGDNEITNVMIDNPAVQGVSFVGSTKVAKLVQKRAIEAGKRVQALGGANNHAMVMPDADQEFVAKWLAAAAFGAAGERCMALSVAVAVGEAGDGLAEAVKKQAAEIAIPGQGNDKKSGFGPVISKAAQERIISWIDEAEKMGAKVVLDGRKQTVEGYDGGYWLGPTILEDVPLEAKAYCEEVFGPVLLIQHRDSFDEAIELMNAQTVGNGSAIFTNDGGVARRFEHEIEAGMVGINVPIPTPVAYHSFGGWKDSLNGEHHIHGPEGVEFYTRAKAITSRWPSEDGVHDATLSFEKED; encoded by the coding sequence ATGACTTACGTTGTCAAGCCTTGGATCGGCGGCAAAGCCGTTGACGGTAAGGGTGGAAAAGTAGATATCGACAACCCGGCTACCGGAGAAGTCATTGGGACCTTGGAGCTGGTAAGCCCCGAGCAGGTAGAAGAAGCCATCGCTTTGGCAGACAAGGCGCAAAAGGAATGGCGCAACAAGTCGATTCCGAAGCGGCAGGAAGTGATGTACAGGTTCCGGCAGCTAGTCATGGACGATATTGACAATATGGCGCAGCTGTCGGTGGACGAACATGGCAAGACCTTGTCGGATGCGCGCGGAGAGATTCAGCGCGGCCTGGAAACGGTCGAATATGCATGCAACATTGGCGCCAATTCCAAGGGGCAGTATTCCTACAACGTAGGTACCAATGTCGATCTGAAGGTCATCCGGCAGCCTCTGGGCGTAGTAGCCGGCATTGTGCCGTTCAACTTCCCCGCCATGGTCCCTATGTGGATGTTCCCGCTGGCATTGGCCACCGGAAATGCTATTGTACTAAAGCCTGCCAACGCTGTTCCCTCTGCTGCCTTTGATATGGCGAAGAAGCTGAAGGAAGCAGGTCTTCCCGACGGGCTATTCTCGCTGCTGCCTGGCGACAACGAGATCACGAACGTCATGATCGACAACCCGGCCGTGCAGGGAGTGTCCTTTGTGGGCTCTACCAAGGTTGCCAAGCTGGTGCAGAAGCGAGCGATCGAAGCTGGCAAGCGGGTGCAGGCTCTTGGCGGGGCAAATAACCACGCTATGGTGATGCCTGATGCCGATCAGGAATTCGTAGCAAAGTGGCTGGCTGCAGCCGCATTTGGTGCTGCCGGGGAGCGGTGTATGGCACTCTCTGTGGCGGTGGCTGTAGGCGAGGCTGGCGATGGCCTGGCCGAGGCGGTAAAGAAGCAGGCTGCCGAGATTGCTATTCCGGGGCAGGGGAATGACAAGAAGTCCGGTTTTGGCCCGGTCATCTCGAAGGCCGCCCAGGAGCGCATTATCTCTTGGATCGACGAGGCGGAAAAGATGGGCGCCAAGGTTGTTCTGGATGGACGCAAGCAGACGGTGGAGGGCTACGACGGCGGCTACTGGCTGGGCCCAACCATTCTCGAGGACGTTCCGCTAGAGGCCAAGGCATACTGTGAAGAGGTATTTGGCCCGGTACTGCTGATTCAGCATCGGGACTCCTTTGATGAGGCGATTGAGCTAATGAATGCCCAGACCGTCGGCAACGGCTCGGCTATCTTTACTAATGACGGCGGGGTTGCCCGGCGTTTCGAGCACGAGATTGAGGCTGGCATGGTCGGCATCAACGTGCCAATCCCAACCCCGGTTGCCTACCACTCTTTTGGCGGCTGGAAGGATTCGCTGAACGGCGAGCACCACATTCACGGGCCCGAGGGCGTCGAGTTCTACACTCGCGCAAAGGCGATCACTTCGCGCTGGCCCTCCGAGGACGGCGTCCACGACGCGACGCTGTCTTTCGAAAAAGAAGACTAA
- the iolB gene encoding 5-deoxy-glucuronate isomerase, giving the protein MSDNEKYLKKAGSTAHGQFDTDVCPEIAGWEFSGIKVLNLPAGGSEEVDSDGDELLVLPLEGACTVSVEGKEYELEGRENIWTEVSDYLYIPRDTTFTITSKEGGRFCLPTSRCNERLEVSYWGKEAVNTSLRGAGPCSRQVNNYALGNELKTDHLLVTEVLTPGGNWSSYPPHKHDEHNENERKLEEIYYFEVRPGKDGSEGFALQRVYPSPGHPIDVCTEVRTGDVVVMPYGYHGPSAAAPGYDLYYLNVMAGPAEDATWLMTDDPVHAWVKETWGEQQVDPRLPMTKTVEK; this is encoded by the coding sequence ATGAGTGACAACGAAAAGTATTTGAAAAAAGCCGGTTCCACCGCTCACGGACAGTTTGACACTGATGTCTGTCCCGAAATTGCAGGATGGGAATTTTCCGGCATCAAGGTACTGAACCTGCCAGCCGGCGGAAGTGAAGAGGTGGACTCTGATGGCGACGAATTGCTGGTACTGCCGCTGGAGGGGGCGTGCACGGTAAGTGTAGAGGGCAAGGAATATGAACTCGAAGGACGCGAGAATATTTGGACCGAAGTGTCTGACTACCTGTACATTCCTCGCGACACCACCTTCACTATCACCTCTAAAGAGGGTGGCCGCTTCTGCCTGCCCACTTCGCGCTGCAACGAGCGCCTCGAGGTGTCCTACTGGGGCAAGGAAGCCGTCAACACCTCCTTGCGCGGGGCTGGCCCGTGCTCACGGCAGGTGAACAATTACGCCCTCGGCAATGAGCTTAAGACCGACCACCTGCTGGTCACCGAAGTGTTGACCCCGGGCGGGAACTGGTCCTCCTACCCGCCGCACAAGCACGACGAACATAACGAGAATGAGCGCAAGCTCGAAGAGATCTATTACTTTGAGGTGCGTCCTGGCAAGGACGGTTCTGAAGGCTTCGCCCTGCAGCGCGTCTACCCGTCTCCGGGCCACCCGATCGATGTGTGCACAGAGGTGCGCACGGGCGACGTTGTGGTTATGCCCTACGGCTACCACGGTCCTTCCGCCGCCGCGCCTGGCTACGACCTGTACTACCTGAATGTGATGGCAGGCCCAGCCGAGGACGCAACCTGGCTAATGACCGACGATCCGGTCCACGCCTGGGTGAAGGAAACATGGGGTGAGCAGCAGGTAGATCCGCGCCTGCCCATGACAAAAACAGTAGAAAAGTAG
- a CDS encoding LacI family DNA-binding transcriptional regulator encodes MARKVTQQDVADLACVSRGLVSMALHDSPKIRPETKKRVAEAAAKLGYRPNAAAAMLASSKSGLVGLILPNLSNSFYDSVVSGARTVAKDAGKLVLVADTGAEAATELFSAWKFVDLAVDALILVSPMQTKAQLIELGRKAPLVVVGRPSPDPCVPAVYADPNPIMEQMVGHLYEAGWQHLVYVNYSEDAGELGARDRRDAFRASVKKNKAITYELTMVSRDGIGRLIDTRIEKHESVAFVAHNDMLALSLMSGLTVRGLHVGLDVGLVGYDNIPIAAAPEIDLTSVDQKGFNLGCLALLRALGGRKEQQLVEEGNLIVRSSSRG; translated from the coding sequence ATGGCTAGGAAAGTAACCCAACAGGACGTTGCAGATCTGGCCTGCGTCTCTAGGGGCCTCGTGTCCATGGCGCTTCATGATTCCCCAAAGATTCGCCCCGAAACCAAAAAGCGTGTAGCCGAGGCGGCAGCGAAGCTTGGGTATCGGCCCAATGCTGCGGCGGCAATGCTGGCTTCTTCTAAATCTGGGCTTGTGGGGCTGATCCTGCCCAATCTGTCTAATAGCTTTTACGATTCTGTGGTGTCGGGGGCGCGTACGGTAGCGAAGGATGCGGGGAAATTGGTGCTGGTTGCGGACACTGGCGCCGAAGCAGCTACCGAATTGTTCTCGGCCTGGAAGTTTGTTGATTTGGCCGTGGATGCGCTGATCTTGGTTAGTCCTATGCAAACCAAGGCACAGTTGATCGAGCTAGGGCGAAAGGCGCCGCTGGTAGTGGTTGGCCGGCCTTCTCCGGATCCGTGCGTGCCGGCGGTGTATGCCGATCCCAATCCCATCATGGAACAGATGGTTGGCCACTTGTATGAGGCGGGGTGGCAGCATCTGGTCTACGTTAATTATTCCGAGGACGCGGGTGAACTGGGGGCGCGCGATCGACGTGATGCGTTCCGTGCAAGCGTGAAGAAGAACAAGGCGATCACCTACGAGCTGACGATGGTAAGTCGGGATGGTATTGGGCGTCTTATAGATACTCGAATCGAAAAGCACGAGAGCGTTGCCTTTGTGGCCCATAACGACATGTTGGCGCTGTCGCTAATGTCGGGGCTAACCGTGCGGGGCCTGCATGTCGGGTTGGATGTGGGCTTAGTTGGTTATGACAATATTCCAATAGCTGCCGCCCCCGAAATTGACCTGACTAGCGTCGATCAAAAGGGGTTCAATCTAGGGTGCTTGGCGTTGCTGCGCGCGCTTGGCGGTCGCAAAGAGCAGCAGTTGGTCGAAGAGGGAAATCTGATCGTCCGCTCGTCCTCGCGAGGCTGA
- a CDS encoding sugar phosphate isomerase/epimerase family protein, with protein sequence MVDIALDPNMYYFSMSVPDTLRKARELGYDNVELSPNADFHFWHHYPKADDDYVADLMKASKKTGVRIRTLNPVFNWSSVDEQERMAQVRNWRRLLEIADQLDCREITSEFSGNPNTPMECEHQWYKSMAELEGDFEKYGIALNMEAHPYDFVETHDAALRLVRGVNKEWVNYEYCCPHTFHLSEGKGDVERMLRSSGKKLREVHVADVFNHAANDGNRYIINPPGVDARVHQHNEIGKGEVDWDAVFNTLHDMNFDGVLSVCVFGWHEWADQINKRILERLQKEFA encoded by the coding sequence ATGGTAGATATCGCCCTTGATCCAAATATGTACTACTTTTCCATGTCGGTGCCCGATACGCTTCGCAAGGCGCGAGAGCTGGGGTATGACAATGTGGAGCTTTCCCCCAACGCGGACTTCCACTTTTGGCACCACTACCCAAAGGCAGATGACGACTACGTTGCCGACCTGATGAAGGCTTCCAAGAAGACAGGGGTGCGTATTCGCACGCTCAATCCGGTGTTCAACTGGTCTTCTGTGGACGAGCAGGAGCGCATGGCACAGGTGCGCAACTGGCGGCGGCTACTGGAGATCGCCGATCAGCTGGACTGTCGCGAGATCACCTCGGAGTTTTCTGGGAATCCGAACACCCCCATGGAATGTGAACACCAGTGGTACAAGTCCATGGCAGAACTGGAAGGTGACTTCGAAAAGTACGGCATCGCGCTGAATATGGAAGCCCACCCCTACGACTTCGTCGAGACTCACGATGCAGCATTGCGTCTGGTGCGCGGGGTGAATAAGGAGTGGGTAAATTACGAATACTGTTGCCCGCACACCTTCCACCTGTCCGAAGGTAAGGGAGATGTGGAGCGGATGTTGCGCAGTAGTGGGAAGAAGCTCAGGGAAGTGCATGTTGCCGACGTCTTCAATCACGCTGCTAACGACGGCAACCGCTACATCATTAACCCGCCGGGGGTGGACGCGCGCGTGCACCAGCACAACGAGATCGGGAAGGGCGAGGTAGATTGGGACGCCGTCTTCAACACGTTGCACGACATGAACTTTGACGGGGTGCTGAGCGTATGCGTCTTCGGCTGGCATGAATGGGCGGACCAGATTAACAAGCGGATTCTGGAGCGCTTGCAAAAGGAATTCGCTTAG
- a CDS encoding sugar phosphate isomerase/epimerase family protein: MSLKLGAYTACLHNYDLAEALDILKGYGLDGAEVNVGGFIPSPHCHVDLLVSSETAREEYRGLFADKGMQITGMNCSGNVLDPLSDVGPRHHYDLKRAIELASKLGVDEIVCMSGAPGSDPDAKYPSWVVNPWNGVYLEVLHYQQSVLDKYWKEMDKRAADAGVKLAWELHPHNTVFTPVGFMNFLERVQPTNIGVNMDPSHLMWQGMDIFKCIDYLGEHIYHVHAKDTKILPDVDVRGVLDDNFTKWPDENPYPSGMAHYCSTWAEPAPWRFVAVGNGHDTDWWAEFLRHIEAVNPNMNVNIEHEDPFLDQLAGIEVSAKTLLAANKGK, from the coding sequence ATGTCACTCAAACTTGGGGCATATACCGCATGCCTACATAACTACGATTTGGCAGAAGCTTTGGACATCCTGAAGGGGTATGGCCTCGATGGCGCGGAAGTGAACGTGGGCGGTTTTATTCCTTCCCCACACTGCCACGTTGACCTGCTAGTTTCTTCAGAAACTGCGCGCGAGGAATATAGGGGGCTGTTTGCTGATAAGGGGATGCAGATAACCGGGATGAACTGTTCGGGCAACGTTCTGGATCCCCTCTCGGACGTCGGGCCGCGCCATCACTACGACTTGAAGAGGGCGATCGAGTTGGCCTCCAAGCTGGGGGTGGACGAGATTGTGTGTATGTCGGGCGCACCCGGTTCGGACCCGGATGCAAAGTATCCCTCCTGGGTGGTAAATCCGTGGAACGGCGTTTACCTAGAAGTGCTGCACTACCAGCAGTCCGTCCTAGATAAGTACTGGAAAGAGATGGACAAGAGGGCGGCTGATGCGGGAGTGAAACTTGCGTGGGAGTTGCACCCGCACAATACTGTCTTCACCCCGGTGGGCTTCATGAATTTCCTTGAGCGAGTGCAGCCAACAAACATAGGCGTAAACATGGATCCGTCGCATCTGATGTGGCAGGGCATGGACATCTTCAAATGCATCGATTACCTCGGCGAACATATTTACCACGTCCACGCCAAGGATACGAAGATACTGCCGGATGTCGATGTACGGGGTGTGCTCGATGACAACTTCACCAAGTGGCCTGATGAAAACCCGTATCCGTCTGGCATGGCCCACTACTGTTCTACTTGGGCAGAGCCGGCGCCCTGGCGGTTCGTAGCTGTTGGGAATGGGCATGATACCGACTGGTGGGCAGAATTCCTGCGGCACATCGAGGCGGTAAACCCAAACATGAACGTCAATATTGAACATGAGGACCCATTCCTAGACCAGTTAGCCGGCATTGAAGTGTCAGCGAAGACGCTGCTGGCGGCCAATAAGGGCAAGTAG
- a CDS encoding Gfo/Idh/MocA family protein, producing the protein MARKRIGVGVISLGWMGRLHTRSYKALREKYPELEVDIDLVVCCDLIEENRRVAVENLGFSKAVEDYHEVLNDPEVDIVSICAPNFLHHEIAMATIAAGKPFWIEKPMGISAAQSKDIAEGAARAGLITSVGFNYRHTPAIELGRKLIAEGKLGTITNARVWLIADYASGPEGPLTWRYSKEKAGAGVILDLLGHGEDLVQYLLKDRISAVTAQTGTFITERPIPLKAGIGHTGWEVSEKKGPVGNEDYVSVIGRFESGALLTMESSRVSVGPRAEYIVEIYGTDGSIRWNFEDLNHLQICLGRQNGFQQGYTNAMAGPDFPDFMRFQPGAGTSMGFDDMKVVEAAQFIQGILEQRQIGPSAADGWSAAEVDAAVEASAGDGKWHEVTPVTEHTTFDK; encoded by the coding sequence ATGGCCAGGAAACGAATTGGCGTAGGAGTAATTTCGCTTGGATGGATGGGCAGGCTGCACACCCGCTCCTACAAGGCTCTGCGCGAGAAATATCCAGAGCTAGAAGTGGACATCGATCTTGTGGTCTGTTGTGATCTGATCGAAGAAAACAGGCGCGTAGCGGTAGAAAACCTAGGGTTCTCGAAAGCGGTAGAGGACTACCACGAGGTGCTAAACGATCCAGAGGTCGACATTGTGTCGATCTGCGCCCCAAACTTCTTGCACCACGAAATTGCGATGGCGACCATTGCGGCAGGCAAGCCGTTCTGGATTGAAAAGCCCATGGGCATTTCCGCAGCCCAGTCAAAAGACATTGCCGAGGGCGCAGCCCGAGCCGGCTTGATCACTTCCGTCGGGTTCAACTACCGGCACACGCCGGCTATTGAACTGGGGCGCAAGCTAATTGCCGAGGGCAAGTTGGGGACTATTACCAATGCTCGCGTGTGGCTCATCGCTGATTACGCATCCGGCCCAGAAGGGCCGCTGACTTGGCGTTATTCAAAGGAAAAAGCTGGTGCGGGCGTAATTTTGGATCTGCTAGGACACGGCGAAGACCTAGTGCAGTATCTGCTGAAAGATCGCATCAGCGCGGTAACGGCACAAACTGGCACGTTCATTACCGAACGTCCGATCCCCCTGAAGGCTGGCATCGGCCATACGGGCTGGGAAGTATCAGAGAAGAAAGGCCCGGTAGGAAACGAAGACTACGTGTCCGTCATCGGCCGGTTCGAATCCGGGGCGCTGCTAACGATGGAATCCTCTCGTGTGTCAGTGGGGCCGCGCGCCGAATACATAGTGGAAATTTACGGTACTGACGGTTCCATCCGGTGGAACTTCGAAGATCTGAATCACCTGCAGATCTGCCTGGGACGCCAGAATGGCTTCCAACAGGGCTACACGAACGCCATGGCAGGCCCGGACTTCCCCGACTTCATGCGCTTCCAGCCAGGAGCTGGTACATCGATGGGATTTGACGACATGAAGGTGGTAGAAGCTGCCCAGTTTATCCAGGGCATTTTGGAGCAGAGGCAGATTGGCCCCTCGGCAGCCGACGGGTGGTCCGCTGCAGAAGTAGATGCCGCAGTTGAGGCCTCGGCGGGCGATGGCAAGTGGCACGAAGTGACCCCGGTAACCGAGCACACCACCTTCGACAAATAG
- a CDS encoding Cgl0159 family (beta/alpha)8-fold protein, which produces MSIIEKIADIRATEPEKIAQTLANRKKGSVPKDGAMLIIACDHPARGALKAGADNTAMADREELLSRCAEALGRPGVHGFLGTADMIEDLALMGALEGKLVYGSMNRAGLDGASFGIDDRFNCYDAAGVKAAGLDGGKMLLRIHFDDPATPATLDAAAKAVNELADEKVMAMVEPFISETKDGRIVNNLEPQAVIRSIAIAEGLGRTSAYTWLKLPCVPDMEKVMAATTLPSLILGGEVSSDPEAAMNGWGKALKLPNVKGLVIGRSLLFPPDGDVAKAVDQTVEML; this is translated from the coding sequence ATGTCCATCATCGAAAAAATAGCTGATATTCGCGCAACTGAACCCGAAAAGATTGCGCAAACCCTTGCTAACCGGAAGAAGGGAAGCGTGCCCAAAGACGGGGCAATGCTGATCATCGCTTGTGATCACCCGGCACGCGGAGCGCTCAAAGCGGGTGCCGACAACACTGCAATGGCAGACCGCGAAGAACTGCTCTCGCGCTGTGCTGAAGCCCTCGGACGCCCCGGCGTACACGGTTTTCTTGGCACCGCGGACATGATCGAAGACTTGGCGCTGATGGGAGCCCTGGAAGGCAAGCTGGTTTACGGTTCCATGAACCGCGCCGGCTTAGACGGCGCCAGCTTCGGCATAGACGACCGCTTCAATTGTTACGACGCGGCCGGCGTGAAAGCCGCCGGGCTGGATGGCGGCAAGATGCTTCTGCGCATTCATTTTGACGATCCCGCCACCCCGGCAACGCTAGATGCGGCTGCGAAGGCCGTGAACGAACTAGCAGATGAAAAAGTTATGGCCATGGTTGAACCGTTCATCTCGGAAACAAAAGATGGGCGGATTGTGAACAACCTAGAGCCGCAGGCGGTGATTCGCTCCATCGCGATCGCCGAGGGCCTAGGACGGACGTCCGCATATACCTGGCTAAAGCTGCCATGCGTACCTGACATGGAAAAAGTCATGGCGGCTACTACTCTTCCATCGCTTATTCTGGGTGGGGAAGTTTCCTCAGATCCCGAAGCTGCGATGAATGGTTGGGGCAAAGCCCTGAAACTACCGAATGTCAAAGGCCTAGTGATCGGAAGATCGCTCCTATTTCCGCCTGACGGCGATGTCGCCAAGGCGGTCGATCAGACAGTGGAGATGCTATGA